In Pedobacter sp. SL55, the following proteins share a genomic window:
- a CDS encoding DeoR/GlpR family DNA-binding transcription regulator — translation MTLAERHQFILNRIHQDQYINVVELCKELKVSSVTIRKDLKLLEDKNLLFRTHGGATLNNPYTVDRPVNEKEKMQSNEKNKIGAAGAKLLKENDSIVVASGTTLLYFVKNIPSGLNLTVVTSSLNISIEFLRSPEVEVIQLGGLLRKSSSSVMGAYAEQILQDFYFNTLFLGVDGIDLEHGFTTTNAMEAHLNRQMIKVSQKVVVLADSTKFGKRGFGKICGFEDVDHIITDKGISQQMINHLEGLGITVTIV, via the coding sequence ATGACCCTTGCCGAGAGGCATCAATTTATACTTAATCGTATACATCAAGACCAGTACATTAATGTAGTAGAGCTTTGTAAAGAGCTCAAGGTTTCTTCGGTTACCATTCGTAAAGATTTAAAGCTTTTAGAAGATAAGAACTTGCTTTTCAGGACCCATGGTGGTGCTACGCTTAACAATCCCTATACTGTAGATAGGCCTGTGAACGAGAAAGAGAAGATGCAATCTAATGAAAAGAATAAGATTGGTGCTGCTGGTGCTAAGTTGTTGAAAGAGAATGATTCTATAGTTGTAGCTTCTGGTACCACTTTGCTTTATTTTGTAAAAAACATTCCTAGCGGGTTAAATTTAACCGTGGTAACTTCATCGCTTAATATATCTATAGAGTTTTTGCGCAGTCCGGAAGTAGAAGTGATACAATTGGGAGGTTTGCTGAGAAAAAGCTCGTCATCTGTAATGGGGGCTTATGCAGAGCAGATTTTGCAAGATTTCTATTTTAATACTTTGTTTTTAGGGGTTGATGGGATAGACTTAGAGCATGGGTTTACTACCACCAATGCAATGGAAGCGCATTTGAATAGACAAATGATTAAAGTTTCGCAAAAAGTTGTGGTGCTTGCCGACTCTACCAAGTTTGGTAAGAGGGGCTTTGGTAAGATTTGTGGTTTTGAAGATGTTGATCATATTATTACGGATAAAGGCATTTCGCAACAAATGATTAATCATTTAGAAGGTTTAGGCATAACTGTTACTATAGTGTAA
- a CDS encoding SusC/RagA family TonB-linked outer membrane protein gives MDKTTTQKASMHLHAAECESIPKSQLSVFGILKRLSFKDLGGVKLFFAMLFQFLLLQGAVAQTSQNITVKGTVLDESDNTGVPGVSITDNSKRVLGLTDGKGDFSINVAKGTTVSFTMIGYSAATRTFANAQTGVTVRLKSSTNELNTVVVTALGIKREERALGYATTTVDSSQITNAIASNWTDALSGKVAGLNLVRNSGPAASNKIILRGENNLTGDNEALIVIDGVVASSSSRRTAATYGGAYGTGGDIMPVDFGSGLADLNSEDIESVTVLKGPAASALYGQRGANGAVVITTKSATKNRKTIGITVTSNTVFEQVNRKPDRQFEFGQGANGANFYQWGTGAVSHAYGPPLGVGLEFYQYDPVTKTRGTTLTPWVAYEDPIDAFFTTGFEQSNAVTLDGTYKGIGMRLSASHGKNDWIVPNTGLERTSVTFNANKNITKKLNINIKAQYSNRHADNLPTTGFGNQSIMYWFAFAQPNINTDWYRDYWRNGRENLEFTDLTTSFPEGPYAISEQYINAQRRNGFLGNIQAVYKFNKEFSLMVRASGDLNKDNRETMRPYGANGTGWAQGAYRVNNIRSYEINADFMLKYEKKITKDFNLSATFGGSQMRNEYNRLEVRADGLKREPDVTTPTVYRLDNNLNPLVYIPDTSRYRINSFYATTSLAYKNYLYLDLTARQDWNSTLATVFRTDNAGFFYPSASLSFIASDYWKLPKAVNLAKFRASWAQVGSGSTTPYRTDYYYQIAGNNIYPGNVMTNPTVLPNPNLKPLITTTVELGLDLKMFKSRLNFDVAVYAGNTRNQILNRIIDRASGYNVAVFNVGRVDNKGIEIALNGTPVKTKDFTWTVNGTFSANRNKIKELADSAVVLRTGGFAAGGQVVATVGGSMGDLYGNGFLRSPDGQIVFDDVSGAPRVDDNVRYLGNTIPLFRYSFGTGFKYKQFSTNVLFDAQLGAVGHSMTIAQLVRFGKSTLTLPGRYNGILGEGVVENRDASGNYLGTYRKNDVIATNVQNYYETIGYNQAEGSIYSTDYVKFREANITYTFNKKFLQRIGFSKMTLSAYGRNLYIWSPWPAFDPEFGTLAGSDIQQGFEVGQLPSTRNFGLRLVVGI, from the coding sequence ATGGACAAAACAACTACTCAAAAGGCTAGCATGCACCTACATGCCGCGGAGTGCGAAAGCATCCCGAAGTCGCAGCTTTCTGTATTTGGTATTTTGAAGAGGCTATCGTTTAAGGATTTAGGTGGCGTGAAGCTGTTTTTCGCTATGCTTTTTCAATTTTTACTTTTACAGGGTGCTGTGGCCCAAACTTCTCAGAACATTACTGTAAAAGGTACAGTGCTTGACGAAAGCGATAATACCGGTGTTCCTGGTGTTAGTATAACTGACAACTCCAAAAGAGTATTAGGGCTAACAGATGGTAAGGGCGACTTTAGCATCAACGTTGCTAAAGGAACAACAGTTAGTTTTACTATGATTGGCTACAGCGCTGCTACTAGGACTTTTGCTAACGCACAAACCGGCGTTACAGTTAGATTGAAATCTTCTACTAATGAGCTAAACACGGTAGTGGTTACTGCTTTAGGTATTAAGAGAGAGGAGAGAGCGCTAGGGTATGCTACAACCACGGTAGACAGTTCGCAGATTACAAATGCAATTGCAAGTAACTGGACGGATGCGCTTTCGGGTAAGGTTGCGGGTTTAAATTTGGTACGAAATAGCGGTCCAGCAGCATCTAATAAAATTATTTTAAGAGGCGAAAATAACCTAACGGGTGACAACGAAGCCTTAATTGTGATTGATGGTGTGGTTGCATCAAGCAGTTCTAGAAGGACTGCTGCCACCTATGGCGGTGCTTACGGTACTGGCGGAGATATTATGCCAGTAGACTTTGGTAGTGGTTTAGCCGATTTAAATTCAGAAGACATTGAAAGTGTTACTGTGCTTAAAGGGCCGGCTGCTTCGGCGTTATACGGTCAGCGTGGTGCTAACGGCGCTGTAGTTATCACTACCAAATCGGCCACAAAAAATAGAAAAACGATTGGTATCACAGTAACATCTAATACTGTTTTTGAGCAGGTAAACAGAAAGCCAGACAGGCAATTTGAGTTTGGTCAGGGAGCTAATGGTGCCAATTTTTATCAATGGGGTACTGGTGCGGTAAGTCACGCCTACGGTCCACCACTTGGTGTAGGTTTAGAGTTTTATCAGTACGACCCCGTAACTAAAACAAGGGGTACCACATTAACACCTTGGGTAGCTTACGAAGATCCGATAGACGCATTTTTTACTACAGGTTTTGAGCAATCTAATGCAGTAACTTTAGACGGAACCTATAAAGGTATAGGTATGCGTTTGTCCGCTAGTCATGGTAAAAACGATTGGATTGTACCTAATACGGGGCTGGAGCGTACCAGTGTGACATTTAACGCGAACAAAAACATTACTAAGAAACTCAATATTAATATCAAGGCTCAATATAGTAACAGGCATGCAGATAACCTTCCTACCACCGGATTTGGTAACCAATCAATTATGTATTGGTTTGCTTTTGCGCAGCCAAATATCAATACAGATTGGTACAGAGATTACTGGAGGAATGGAAGAGAAAATCTGGAATTTACAGATCTGACTACTTCTTTCCCAGAAGGACCTTATGCTATTTCAGAACAATATATCAATGCTCAGCGCCGTAACGGATTTTTAGGGAATATTCAAGCCGTTTATAAATTTAACAAAGAATTTAGTTTGATGGTTCGAGCTTCTGGAGATTTGAACAAAGATAATCGCGAAACAATGCGACCGTATGGAGCAAATGGTACGGGTTGGGCTCAAGGTGCATATCGAGTAAATAACATTCGTTCGTACGAAATCAACGCAGATTTCATGCTTAAATACGAGAAGAAAATAACAAAAGACTTTAACCTTTCTGCCACTTTTGGTGGTAGCCAAATGCGTAACGAGTATAATAGGTTAGAGGTTCGTGCTGATGGTTTAAAACGCGAACCAGATGTTACAACACCTACAGTTTATCGCTTAGATAATAACTTAAATCCTTTAGTGTATATTCCCGATACGTCTCGTTACCGTATTAATAGTTTTTACGCAACAACGTCGCTTGCTTACAAAAACTATCTATATTTAGATTTAACTGCTCGTCAAGATTGGAACAGTACATTGGCTACTGTTTTCAGAACCGATAACGCTGGGTTTTTCTATCCATCTGCAAGCTTATCATTTATAGCATCAGATTATTGGAAGCTTCCTAAAGCTGTAAACTTAGCTAAATTTAGGGCCTCTTGGGCTCAGGTAGGAAGTGGTAGTACCACACCTTACCGTACTGATTATTATTACCAAATTGCAGGTAATAACATTTATCCTGGTAATGTAATGACTAATCCAACCGTATTGCCAAATCCAAACCTAAAACCACTAATTACTACAACTGTAGAGTTAGGTTTAGATTTAAAAATGTTTAAAAGCCGCTTAAATTTTGATGTTGCAGTTTACGCCGGAAATACTCGGAATCAAATACTTAATCGTATTATAGATCGTGCTTCTGGCTATAACGTAGCCGTATTTAATGTAGGTAGGGTAGATAATAAAGGTATAGAAATTGCCTTAAATGGAACGCCTGTAAAAACAAAGGATTTCACTTGGACCGTAAATGGTACATTTTCAGCAAACAGAAATAAAATTAAAGAGTTAGCGGATAGTGCTGTGGTATTGCGTACTGGAGGTTTTGCAGCTGGAGGACAGGTGGTGGCAACTGTAGGCGGTAGTATGGGTGATTTATATGGGAACGGTTTCTTGCGCTCTCCAGATGGTCAAATTGTTTTTGACGATGTAAGTGGTGCTCCTAGAGTTGATGACAATGTAAGGTATCTAGGAAATACTATACCATTGTTTAGGTATAGCTTTGGTACTGGATTTAAGTACAAGCAATTTAGTACTAATGTATTGTTTGATGCGCAGTTGGGAGCCGTTGGGCACTCTATGACTATTGCTCAGTTAGTGCGTTTTGGTAAATCTACATTAACTTTGCCAGGCAGATATAATGGTATTTTAGGAGAAGGTGTAGTAGAGAATAGAGACGCTAGCGGCAATTACCTAGGTACCTACCGCAAAAATGATGTGATAGCAACCAACGTACAAAATTATTACGAAACAATTGGTTACAACCAAGCAGAAGGCAGTATCTACAGTACAGATTATGTGAAGTTTAGAGAGGCAAACATAACTTACACATTCAACAAGAAGTTTTTACAAAGAATAGGTTTCAGTAAAATGACTCTTAGTGCATATGGACGTAACCTATATATTTGGTCGCCATGGCCAGCGTTTGATCCAGAGTTTGGTACGTTGGCAGGTTCTGATATACAGCAAGGTTTTGAGGTTGGACAATTACCGTCTACAAGAAATTTTGGTTTACGTTTAGTTGTGGGTATTTAA
- the glpK gene encoding glycerol kinase GlpK — protein sequence MSKYILSLDQGTTSSRAIIFNHNGEIIAIAQKEFTQIYPQAGWVEHNPNEIWSTQLAVATEVIAKAGLKAQDINAIGITNQRETTIVWDKNTGKPIYNAIVWQDRRTSGYCNSIKQKGHSKLIQEKTGLIIDSYFSATKVRWILENVEGARQKAENGDLAFGTVDSWLIWNLTGGKVHVTDVSNASRTMIYNIHSLSWDNELLQLFDIPKSMLPEVKSSSEVYGTTAGNILAAQLPIAGIAGDQQSALFGQMCTQPGMVKNTYGTGCFMLMNIGKTPKISTNNLLTTVAWKINGEVNYALEGSIFIAGAIVQWLRDELGLIQKSADVEQLALQVKDTQGVYVVPAFAGLGAPYWNQEARGTITGITRGTNKSHIARAALESIAYQTMDVLNAMQADAGTPIKELRVDGGVTANNLLMQFQADLLNCKVIRPEVTEVTAIGAAYLAGLATGFWKDIDEIKSQWQIDKTFTAQSDVDNTERIRGWQKAIKAAIANTD from the coding sequence ATGAGCAAGTATATTTTATCTCTAGACCAAGGGACCACAAGTTCGCGGGCCATTATTTTTAACCACAATGGCGAGATCATTGCCATCGCTCAAAAAGAATTTACGCAGATTTATCCGCAAGCGGGATGGGTAGAGCACAATCCAAACGAGATTTGGTCTACCCAATTGGCCGTTGCCACCGAAGTAATTGCAAAAGCTGGCTTAAAAGCACAGGATATCAATGCAATTGGCATAACCAATCAGCGAGAAACCACCATTGTTTGGGATAAAAACACTGGAAAACCCATTTACAACGCCATTGTTTGGCAAGACAGGAGAACGTCTGGATATTGCAACAGCATCAAGCAAAAAGGCCACTCGAAGCTAATCCAAGAAAAAACTGGATTAATTATCGATTCGTATTTTTCAGCTACCAAAGTAAGATGGATATTAGAAAATGTTGAAGGTGCTAGACAAAAAGCCGAAAACGGAGACTTAGCCTTTGGCACAGTAGACAGCTGGTTAATCTGGAATTTAACAGGCGGGAAAGTACACGTTACCGATGTAAGCAACGCTTCCAGAACCATGATCTACAACATTCACTCTTTATCATGGGATAACGAACTACTTCAATTATTTGATATTCCAAAATCAATGTTGCCAGAGGTAAAATCTTCTAGCGAAGTTTATGGCACCACAGCAGGCAACATTTTGGCAGCACAACTACCTATCGCGGGCATTGCCGGAGATCAGCAATCGGCCTTGTTTGGCCAAATGTGTACACAGCCCGGAATGGTAAAAAACACTTACGGTACAGGCTGTTTTATGCTGATGAATATCGGCAAAACACCAAAAATATCGACCAATAATTTATTAACTACTGTAGCCTGGAAAATTAACGGAGAGGTTAATTATGCCTTGGAGGGAAGTATTTTTATTGCCGGAGCTATTGTGCAATGGCTACGCGATGAACTGGGGTTAATCCAGAAATCTGCCGATGTAGAACAACTGGCGCTACAGGTAAAAGATACGCAAGGTGTATATGTTGTTCCGGCTTTTGCTGGTCTTGGCGCACCCTATTGGAACCAAGAAGCCCGGGGCACCATTACGGGAATTACTAGAGGAACCAACAAATCGCACATTGCAAGGGCTGCGCTCGAAAGCATTGCCTACCAAACCATGGATGTGCTAAATGCCATGCAAGCTGATGCTGGCACTCCAATTAAAGAATTACGAGTAGACGGCGGAGTTACCGCAAATAATTTACTGATGCAGTTTCAAGCTGATTTATTGAACTGCAAAGTAATTAGACCCGAAGTTACCGAAGTTACTGCTATTGGCGCTGCTTATTTGGCAGGCTTGGCCACAGGCTTTTGGAAAGATATTGACGAAATAAAATCGCAATGGCAAATTGACAAAACCTTTACTGCGCAAAGCGATGTAGACAATACCGAAAGAATTAGAGGTTGGCAAAAAGCAATTAAAGCTGCTATAGCAAATACTGATTAG
- a CDS encoding glycerol-3-phosphate dehydrogenase/oxidase, producing MQRIHNHHLTNQSAWDVIIIGGGATGLGTALDSASRGLKTLLIEQADFAKGTSSRSTKLVHGGVRYLAQGDIALVKHALKERGLMQKNAAHLVHKEEFLIPCYDWFSVAKYLIGLKLYDWLAGRFSFGTSKYFSKSETLRLMPGIKDKGLKGSIRYFDGRFDDARLAINIAQTAKEQGATLINYMKVTGLIKDADQIKGVVATDVITNETFELKAKVVINATGVFVDEILQMNDSKARKTVRPSQGVHIVLKKEFLNSDSALMIPQTSDGRVLFAVQWHNHLLVGTTDTPLDEHSLEPRALKQETDFILNTAANYFKTKPTEKDILSVFSGLRPLAAPTDSNSNSTKEISRDHKLMVSAKGLITITGGKWTTYRRMAEETVNLAIKEAKLSPIVCKTEQLAIHGCVNEAEENHLSIYGADKKHIETLIKQQPELAQRLHKDFPYSYAEVVWSTRNEMAETVEDILSRRLRILIIDAKAAIEMAPIVASIMAKEIGANKQWEDEQTNSFIKLAEGYTYQTKNKREEPVLVG from the coding sequence ATGCAAAGAATACATAACCATCATTTAACTAACCAATCTGCCTGGGACGTTATCATTATTGGAGGAGGAGCAACTGGACTTGGAACAGCGCTAGACTCTGCCAGCAGAGGTCTAAAAACCTTATTGATTGAACAGGCAGACTTTGCAAAGGGAACATCGAGCAGAAGCACGAAGTTGGTGCACGGCGGCGTAAGATATTTGGCGCAAGGCGATATTGCACTAGTTAAACATGCGCTTAAAGAAAGAGGGTTGATGCAAAAAAACGCAGCCCACTTGGTACATAAAGAAGAATTCCTTATTCCTTGTTACGATTGGTTTTCTGTAGCAAAATATCTTATTGGTTTAAAACTATACGATTGGCTAGCGGGTCGTTTCAGTTTTGGAACTTCAAAATATTTTTCTAAAAGCGAAACCCTACGTTTAATGCCAGGCATCAAAGACAAAGGACTTAAAGGCTCAATAAGATATTTCGATGGCAGATTTGATGATGCTAGGTTAGCCATTAACATTGCGCAAACAGCAAAAGAACAAGGTGCTACTTTAATTAACTACATGAAAGTAACAGGTTTAATTAAAGATGCTGACCAAATTAAAGGTGTAGTAGCTACCGACGTAATTACAAACGAAACTTTCGAATTGAAAGCGAAAGTGGTAATTAACGCCACCGGAGTGTTTGTGGATGAAATTTTACAGATGAACGACTCGAAAGCTAGAAAAACAGTTAGGCCTAGTCAAGGGGTTCATATTGTTTTGAAAAAGGAATTTTTGAATAGCGATTCTGCGTTGATGATCCCTCAAACTTCAGACGGCAGGGTTCTTTTTGCCGTACAATGGCACAACCACTTGTTGGTTGGCACTACAGACACGCCTTTAGACGAGCACAGCTTAGAGCCTAGAGCGCTGAAACAAGAAACTGATTTCATTTTAAATACCGCTGCAAATTATTTCAAAACGAAACCTACTGAAAAAGACATCCTAAGCGTGTTCTCTGGTCTACGTCCTTTAGCTGCACCAACAGATAGCAACTCGAACAGCACAAAAGAAATCAGTAGAGACCACAAACTAATGGTTTCAGCAAAGGGCTTAATTACCATTACGGGCGGCAAATGGACAACCTATAGACGTATGGCAGAAGAAACTGTAAACTTAGCCATTAAAGAAGCAAAATTAAGCCCCATTGTTTGTAAAACAGAACAACTCGCGATCCATGGGTGCGTAAATGAGGCAGAGGAAAACCATTTAAGCATTTACGGTGCTGATAAAAAACATATCGAAACCTTAATTAAACAGCAACCAGAATTGGCACAAAGGCTACACAAAGATTTTCCTTATAGCTATGCCGAGGTAGTTTGGAGCACAAGAAACGAAATGGCCGAAACGGTTGAAGATATATTGAGCAGACGCCTAAGGATATTAATTATTGATGCCAAAGCGGCTATAGAAATGGCTCCTATTGTAGCATCTATTATGGCCAAAGAAATTGGAGCTAACAAACAATGGGAAGATGAGCAAACAAATTCTTTTATTAAATTAGCAGAAGGTTATACTTATCAAACTAAAAACAAAAGGGAAGAACCTGTTTTAGTAGGATAA
- a CDS encoding SusD/RagB family nutrient-binding outer membrane lipoprotein, which yields MKKNIKNITYILLAAFGLSTFSCTKDFTEVNKDPLGETVVAPERLLAPSLVNLMSTNMLRNRNFSNELMQVTVNVGDSEGRVFRYDIRRTQADNTWNNWYVNLTDIVDVYNAARTPEYLNTSYQGISLIVQAWIYQLLTDTYGDVPYSEANKGRLSLLPAADSQKYIQPAFDRQKDIYLDLFKKLEEANELLKAGTPIAVDSDPVYKGDIAKWRKLGNSLYLRLLLRIAGKTEVATNVIAKMKEIIDVNPANYPIMENNDASATNPNGDNGRILWTGANTAGALYSSPFMTSVRPNDFRLIGIADFFLGRLMNWGHPCVINMGAPSYTSRWSIDGVEGIPSGYPPGAITEILAHFNSDQDVDGTGTAARKKSYNLQRDAYTGIIMTVAELNFIKAEAAAKGWINGNAGDFYHKGIMDAVNYWRPNYWTGINQASFLTYINSNNLAWNDALPLDNQTYGSDSKMEKIHLQKLLCFVSNRFSAMV from the coding sequence ATGAAAAAGAATATAAAAAATATAACATATATACTTTTAGCTGCTTTTGGGCTGTCTACTTTCTCTTGTACTAAAGACTTTACCGAAGTAAATAAAGATCCCTTAGGCGAAACTGTAGTAGCTCCAGAACGTTTGCTAGCTCCATCTTTAGTGAATTTAATGTCAACAAATATGCTACGTAATCGAAACTTTAGTAATGAACTAATGCAGGTTACCGTTAATGTTGGAGATTCTGAAGGAAGAGTTTTTAGATATGATATAAGACGTACGCAGGCAGATAATACTTGGAACAACTGGTATGTAAATCTTACCGATATTGTAGATGTTTACAACGCTGCACGTACACCAGAGTATCTTAATACTTCTTACCAAGGAATTTCGCTTATTGTGCAAGCTTGGATTTATCAATTATTAACAGATACGTATGGTGATGTGCCTTACAGTGAGGCTAACAAAGGGAGATTAAGTTTACTGCCCGCGGCAGATAGTCAAAAGTACATTCAGCCAGCGTTTGATAGGCAAAAAGACATTTATTTAGATTTGTTTAAAAAACTTGAAGAAGCCAACGAGTTGCTTAAAGCTGGAACACCTATTGCAGTAGATAGTGACCCAGTGTATAAGGGCGACATCGCTAAATGGCGTAAATTGGGTAATTCTTTGTATTTGAGACTGTTGTTGCGTATTGCTGGTAAGACGGAAGTAGCTACGAATGTAATTGCTAAAATGAAGGAAATCATAGATGTAAATCCGGCAAATTATCCGATTATGGAAAATAATGATGCCAGTGCTACAAATCCTAATGGCGATAATGGCAGGATTTTATGGACAGGAGCCAATACTGCAGGCGCTCTTTACTCTTCTCCTTTTATGACCAGTGTTCGTCCAAACGATTTTAGATTAATTGGTATAGCTGACTTCTTTTTGGGAAGATTGATGAATTGGGGGCATCCTTGCGTAATTAATATGGGAGCACCTAGCTATACCTCTCGTTGGAGCATAGATGGCGTAGAAGGTATACCAAGTGGTTACCCGCCGGGCGCAATTACAGAAATTCTAGCGCATTTTAATTCTGATCAAGATGTAGACGGAACCGGTACAGCAGCGAGAAAGAAATCTTATAACCTACAAAGAGATGCTTATACAGGTATTATCATGACGGTAGCAGAATTAAACTTCATCAAAGCCGAAGCAGCAGCTAAAGGTTGGATTAACGGTAATGCTGGTGATTTTTACCATAAAGGTATTATGGATGCGGTTAATTACTGGAGACCAAATTATTGGACTGGCATTAATCAAGCAAGTTTTTTAACGTACATTAATTCTAATAATTTAGCATGGAATGATGCCTTGCCTTTGGATAATCAAACTTATGGTAGTGATAGTAAAATGGAGAAGATACATTTGCAAAAGTTACTATGCTTTGTTTCTAACAGATTTTCAGCAATGGTTTGA
- a CDS encoding DUF5689 domain-containing protein, translating into MKNLKKYIVATVMLGIALAACKRDDKVNIVRGTPSAFIENLDLRRIYRGSDVSLNIQTTRQAEFIKGQVISDHSGGNLPQGLLFVQNAKNMGGGIDSLRGIAINIGAAAASFLPGDSVHIKIDGGVLTRVNGILQITGLTAANVEKKASNVPLRVTRVSKTNLVANAERHESTLSIIYNCNFEPNIGVETIEGVKTFNEGSGEMNMNVSSSATFKNELLPYSANIQGIVIPAANGEQQIRPRLKADFMPTSLTVDASIPLGPNPVIITGFFADPTGTDANYEYVQLMATQDLDFRQKPFCLITTNNAGANTPSGFPTQGWNTGDLRTYKINILRGTVAKGTFFYVGGNKVINGSGSTDISNANWVVSKLYSSVDGDDGIGTRTSNLLANTGNPGGIAVFPTTDINLMSIPSDVVFYAGTGGDIFGNGVGYSICDNDFYKRYNGTTFQPFYRQGTNTARAVAGNPNATSFVYLGGTYDASAKRWTGSVRTGKYVLTPKALEEIEGRGPDPTKSDVTKLIN; encoded by the coding sequence ATGAAAAATCTTAAAAAATATATTGTAGCTACAGTAATGCTTGGTATAGCTTTAGCTGCATGCAAGAGAGACGATAAGGTAAATATTGTGAGAGGTACACCTAGTGCCTTTATTGAAAATTTAGATTTGAGAAGGATTTATCGTGGAAGTGATGTTTCACTAAATATTCAAACCACACGACAAGCCGAGTTCATCAAAGGGCAAGTGATTTCGGATCATTCTGGAGGTAATTTGCCGCAGGGATTACTATTTGTACAAAATGCTAAAAATATGGGTGGTGGTATCGATTCGCTTAGAGGTATTGCCATAAATATTGGTGCTGCAGCAGCAAGTTTTTTGCCTGGCGACTCGGTACACATTAAAATTGATGGAGGAGTATTAACACGAGTGAACGGTATTTTACAAATAACTGGGTTAACAGCTGCCAATGTAGAGAAAAAGGCTTCCAACGTACCTTTAAGGGTAACTAGGGTTTCAAAAACTAACTTAGTGGCTAATGCAGAAAGACATGAGAGTACACTTTCTATCATCTATAACTGTAATTTCGAACCAAACATTGGCGTAGAAACCATTGAAGGCGTTAAGACTTTTAATGAAGGCTCTGGAGAGATGAATATGAACGTGAGCAGTAGCGCTACCTTTAAAAATGAATTGCTGCCTTATTCTGCAAATATTCAGGGTATAGTTATACCGGCAGCTAATGGCGAACAACAGATTAGGCCAAGACTCAAAGCTGATTTTATGCCAACTAGCTTAACGGTTGATGCAAGCATCCCTCTCGGTCCAAATCCTGTTATTATTACTGGTTTTTTTGCAGATCCAACAGGTACAGATGCCAATTATGAATACGTTCAGTTGATGGCTACGCAAGATCTAGATTTTAGGCAAAAACCATTCTGTTTAATTACAACTAATAATGCAGGAGCAAATACCCCATCCGGTTTTCCAACGCAAGGATGGAATACTGGTGATTTAAGAACCTATAAAATAAATATTTTGCGAGGTACAGTTGCAAAAGGAACATTCTTTTATGTAGGGGGTAACAAAGTAATTAACGGATCGGGATCTACAGACATAAGTAATGCCAACTGGGTGGTAAGTAAATTGTACAGTAGTGTAGATGGCGACGATGGTATAGGAACAAGAACCTCAAATTTATTAGCTAATACTGGAAATCCAGGCGGTATTGCCGTTTTTCCTACAACGGATATTAATTTAATGTCAATTCCTTCAGACGTTGTTTTTTACGCAGGTACTGGTGGTGATATTTTTGGAAATGGCGTTGGCTATTCTATTTGCGACAACGATTTTTATAAACGTTATAACGGCACAACTTTCCAGCCATTTTACAGGCAAGGCACCAATACAGCCAGAGCGGTTGCAGGCAATCCAAATGCTACTAGTTTTGTGTACTTAGGTGGTACGTATGATGCTTCAGCTAAAAGATGGACCGGCTCTGTGCGTACGGGTAAATATGTGCTTACACCTAAAGCTTTAGAAGAAATTGAGGGTAGAGGTCCAGATCCAACCAAATCTGATGTTACCAAATTAATTAATTAG